A stretch of Faecalibacterium duncaniae DNA encodes these proteins:
- a CDS encoding energy-coupling factor transporter ATPase encodes MGSIIKVDHLSYVYNPGMPNAVTALDDVSFEVEEGDFVGIIGATGSGKSTLITHMNGLNKPTSGHIIIDGRDLWAEPEKIREFRFLTGLVFQYPEYQLFEETCYKDIAFGPRNMGLDEAEIDRRVHEAADFVGLDEALLQRSPFELSGGQKRRVAVAGVMAMKPRILVLDEPAAGLDPEGRDEILSEVKEYHKKTGTTVLLVSHSMEDIAKYADRVLVMSNKKIAMYDTVENVFARAPELLALGLSVPQVTKIFLKLREMGVDVPADVYTVPYAVKMILEAKKRRDAGESLVLPRVDAKKGGAATC; translated from the coding sequence ATGGGAAGCATTATCAAAGTAGATCACCTGAGTTATGTCTATAACCCGGGAATGCCCAATGCCGTCACCGCGCTGGATGACGTGAGCTTTGAGGTGGAAGAGGGAGACTTTGTGGGCATCATCGGTGCCACCGGCTCCGGCAAGAGCACCCTCATCACCCACATGAACGGCCTGAACAAGCCCACCAGCGGCCACATCATCATCGATGGCCGTGACCTGTGGGCCGAGCCGGAAAAGATCCGGGAATTCCGTTTCCTCACCGGTCTGGTGTTCCAGTACCCGGAGTACCAGCTGTTTGAGGAGACCTGCTATAAGGATATCGCCTTTGGCCCCAGAAACATGGGGCTGGACGAGGCCGAGATCGACAGGCGGGTGCATGAAGCAGCGGACTTTGTCGGCCTGGATGAGGCGCTGCTGCAGCGCAGCCCCTTTGAGCTGTCCGGCGGCCAGAAGCGCCGGGTGGCCGTGGCGGGTGTGATGGCCATGAAGCCCCGCATTCTGGTGCTGGATGAGCCTGCCGCCGGTCTGGACCCCGAGGGCCGGGACGAGATCCTGTCTGAGGTCAAGGAGTACCACAAAAAGACCGGCACCACCGTGCTGCTGGTCTCCCACAGCATGGAGGATATTGCCAAGTACGCCGACCGTGTGCTGGTGATGAGCAACAAGAAGATCGCCATGTACGACACCGTGGAGAACGTGTTTGCCCGTGCGCCCGAGCTGCTGGCGCTGGGCCTGAGCGTGCCGCAGGTCACAAAGATCTTCCTCAAGCTGCGGGAGATGGGGGTGGATGTCCCGGCGGATGTTTACACCGTGCCCTATGCCGTCAAGATGATTTTGGAAGCCAAGAAGCGCCGGGACGCAGGCGAAAGCCTTGTGCTGCCCCGTGTGGATGCAAAGAAGGGGGGCGCTGCCACATGCTGA
- a CDS encoding DUF5711 family protein: MRKNRNRPESDEPLSEGRVEYLEAARQRVRNRRIRRTAVLLVLLTAVVLFATGIAGSSVAALKDLTDTARIALLPGSGWPQQTGVAELEQMAPLTGSFVELGDEGCVVWSRTGKKLNSIQSGYARPALAAGKTRFVLYNRSGNELRVESRTQNLYTKQLENSIFLCAMSDNGTLAVVTEDQTSMAKLLVYSPSMEQQLSWSMTSNDGTPLRMAFSPDSRKLAAAAVTVSGGQVMTNLYLINLASGDPVSLVNQGGVPQWLGWTSASTILAVYDTRAVLYNAGGGERAVYDFAGTELKDVSVDAAGNVALLLASGQVSQAVTLDKNLNVQFSAAVSAANSIVRAGNLFYLLADNAVECFDASGTQQWSQNLDTSPQALLANSKDLLLFSGNTVQKLEAPAE, translated from the coding sequence ATGAGAAAAAATCGCAACCGTCCGGAGAGTGACGAGCCGCTTTCGGAAGGGCGGGTCGAATATCTGGAAGCTGCCCGCCAGCGTGTGCGGAACAGGCGCATCCGCCGCACGGCGGTGCTGCTGGTGCTGCTGACGGCGGTGGTGCTGTTTGCCACCGGCATCGCGGGCAGCTCGGTGGCGGCCCTGAAGGACCTGACCGATACGGCCCGCATTGCCCTGCTGCCCGGCTCCGGTTGGCCCCAGCAGACCGGTGTGGCCGAGCTGGAGCAGATGGCCCCCCTGACCGGCAGCTTTGTGGAGCTGGGGGACGAGGGCTGTGTGGTCTGGTCGCGCACCGGCAAAAAGCTGAACAGCATCCAGAGCGGCTATGCCCGCCCGGCGCTGGCCGCGGGCAAGACCCGCTTTGTCCTCTACAACCGCTCCGGAAACGAGCTGCGGGTGGAGAGCCGCACCCAGAACCTTTACACCAAGCAGCTGGAAAACAGTATTTTCCTCTGCGCCATGTCGGACAACGGCACGCTGGCCGTGGTCACGGAGGACCAGACCAGCATGGCAAAGCTGCTGGTATACAGCCCCTCCATGGAGCAGCAGCTCAGCTGGAGCATGACCTCCAACGACGGCACCCCCCTGCGGATGGCCTTTTCCCCCGACAGCCGGAAGCTGGCGGCGGCAGCCGTCACCGTCAGCGGGGGACAGGTGATGACCAACCTCTACCTCATCAATCTGGCATCGGGCGATCCCGTCAGTCTGGTGAATCAGGGCGGTGTGCCCCAGTGGCTGGGGTGGACCTCTGCTTCCACGATCCTGGCTGTCTACGATACCAGGGCCGTGCTCTACAATGCGGGCGGCGGCGAGCGTGCGGTCTATGATTTTGCGGGCACGGAGCTGAAAGATGTTTCGGTGGACGCGGCAGGCAATGTGGCCCTGCTGCTGGCATCGGGGCAGGTCTCTCAGGCTGTGACGCTGGACAAAAACCTGAACGTCCAGTTCAGCGCCGCTGTCTCGGCGGCAAATTCCATTGTCCGGGCGGGGAACCTGTTCTATCTGCTGGCCGATAACGCCGTGGAGTGTTTTGATGCGTCCGGCACCCAGCAGTGGAGCCAGAACCTTGACACCAGCCCGCAGGCATTGCTGGCCAACAGCAAGGATCTGCTGCTGTTCAGCGGCAACACGGTGCAGAAGTTGGAAGCACCCGCTGAATAA
- a CDS encoding energy-coupling factor transporter ATPase: MEETILTAKDLKFRYDPEQPDYALNGVSAEVKRGEFVAVLGANGCGKSTLAKHFNAILLPESGTVLVEGMDTKDEDKIYDIRQTVGMVFQSPDNQIVATVVEEDVAFALENLGVPPEEMRRRVDEAMKMAGIYEYRERAPHNLSGGQKQRVAIAGVVAMRPDCLILDEATAMLDPRGREQVMQTIHHLNKNMGITVVSITHYMEEAAQADRVLVMSKGNVVMEGTPKEVFSQTEKVRALRLDVPQAAELRDELVKAGIPMPEGIIDTGACAQALYELLK, translated from the coding sequence ATGGAAGAAACGATTTTAACTGCGAAAGATCTGAAGTTCCGCTATGACCCGGAACAGCCGGACTACGCCCTGAACGGCGTGTCGGCTGAGGTGAAGCGGGGCGAATTTGTGGCAGTGCTGGGGGCCAACGGCTGTGGAAAATCCACGCTGGCCAAGCACTTCAACGCCATCCTCCTGCCGGAGAGCGGCACTGTGCTGGTGGAGGGGATGGACACCAAAGACGAGGACAAGATCTACGATATCCGCCAGACCGTGGGCATGGTGTTCCAGAGCCCGGACAACCAGATCGTTGCCACCGTGGTGGAGGAAGATGTCGCCTTTGCGCTGGAAAATCTGGGCGTGCCGCCGGAGGAGATGCGCCGCCGCGTGGATGAAGCGATGAAGATGGCGGGCATCTACGAGTACCGGGAGCGTGCACCCCACAACCTGTCCGGCGGCCAGAAGCAGCGCGTTGCCATTGCGGGCGTGGTCGCCATGCGGCCCGACTGCCTGATCCTGGACGAGGCCACCGCCATGCTTGATCCCCGGGGCCGGGAGCAGGTGATGCAGACCATCCACCATCTGAACAAGAACATGGGAATCACGGTGGTGTCCATCACCCACTATATGGAAGAAGCTGCTCAGGCCGACCGCGTGCTGGTGATGAGCAAGGGCAATGTGGTCATGGAGGGCACCCCAAAAGAGGTGTTCAGCCAGACCGAAAAGGTGCGCGCCCTGCGGCTGGATGTGCCGCAGGCTGCCGAGCTGCGGGATGAGCTGGTCAAGGCCGGCATCCCCATGCCCGAGGGCATCATCGACACCGGCGCGTGCGCACAGGCTCTGTATGAGCTTTTGAAGTAA
- a CDS encoding cation:proton antiporter has protein sequence MEQLLICMSLSLIAGLLASRAAKAVRLPAVTSYLVAGLLLGPFFLGRLGLSGWGFGFGSLAQVESYGIITQVALGFIAFVIGNEFRLSALERMGRQAVTVGILQAVITTVLVDIALVVLHFARPDVISMASAITLGAIASATAPAATLMVVKQYKASGPLTRLLLMVVAIDDAVGLVLFSASFGIANALEQGRIDPISILLEPLVEIVLSLGLGALAGLLLNQLEIYFHSRSKRMSLSVAFVLLTVGLSMVSFEVGPIHCSFSLLLVCMMTGTVFCNICPTSDELMDRLDRWVSPVNILFFVLSGAELDLNILANPMVLLIGAVYIASRSLGKISGSYVSCKATRCSERIQKYLGITLLPQAGVALGMAAEAAELSDGHMVRNVVLFSVLVYELVGPTLAKLSLTAAGEIIPEGRTSARTANKPEEPVSVE, from the coding sequence ATGGAGCAATTGCTCATTTGCATGTCTCTTTCGCTCATTGCAGGCCTGTTGGCATCCCGTGCAGCGAAAGCGGTCCGTCTGCCGGCTGTCACCTCTTATCTGGTGGCGGGGCTTCTGCTGGGCCCCTTCTTTCTGGGTCGGCTGGGCCTGAGCGGCTGGGGCTTCGGCTTCGGGAGCCTTGCACAGGTCGAGAGCTACGGCATCATCACACAGGTGGCACTGGGCTTCATCGCCTTTGTCATCGGCAATGAGTTCCGGCTCAGCGCGTTGGAGAGGATGGGCAGGCAGGCGGTCACTGTGGGCATCCTGCAGGCCGTTATCACCACCGTGCTGGTGGATATCGCTCTGGTGGTCCTGCACTTTGCCCGGCCGGATGTCATCTCAATGGCATCGGCCATCACGCTGGGTGCCATCGCCTCTGCCACAGCCCCTGCCGCCACCCTGATGGTGGTCAAGCAGTACAAGGCAAGCGGTCCCCTGACCCGCCTGCTGCTGATGGTGGTCGCCATTGATGATGCCGTAGGTCTGGTGCTCTTCTCAGCCTCTTTCGGCATCGCAAACGCACTGGAGCAGGGCCGCATCGACCCCATCAGCATCCTTCTGGAGCCTCTGGTGGAGATCGTACTCAGCCTGGGTCTGGGCGCGCTGGCCGGTCTGCTGCTCAACCAGCTGGAGATCTACTTCCACTCCCGCTCCAAGCGCATGAGCCTTTCGGTGGCCTTTGTGCTGCTGACGGTGGGCCTTTCCATGGTCAGCTTTGAGGTCGGCCCCATCCACTGCAGCTTCTCGCTGCTGCTGGTCTGCATGATGACCGGCACCGTGTTCTGCAACATCTGCCCCACTTCCGATGAGCTGATGGACCGCCTGGACCGCTGGGTAAGCCCGGTGAACATCCTGTTCTTCGTGCTGTCCGGCGCGGAGCTGGATCTGAACATCCTCGCAAACCCCATGGTCCTGCTCATTGGTGCCGTCTATATCGCTTCCCGCTCTCTGGGCAAGATCTCCGGCTCCTATGTCAGCTGCAAGGCCACCCGCTGCAGCGAGAGGATTCAGAAGTATCTGGGCATCACCCTGCTGCCGCAGGCCGGTGTGGCGCTGGGCATGGCCGCCGAGGCTGCCGAGCTTTCCGATGGCCACATGGTGCGCAACGTGGTGCTCTTCTCGGTGCTGGTGTACGAGCTGGTCGGCCCGACCCTGGCCAAGCTCAGCCTGACCGCCGCAGGCGAGATCATTCCCGAGGGCCGCACGAGCGCCCGTACCGCCAACAAGCCGGAGGAGCCGGTCAGCGTGGAGTAA
- the ruvA gene encoding Holliday junction branch migration protein RuvA, with translation MIYSLSGKIIKKTLNAVVVSCGGVGYYVQCPTSVAGALPGVGREATLYTVMSVAENDISLYGFATEEQQSCFELLTAVSGVGPKVGLAILSVMEPDRVALAISAGDHKAFKAASGVGPKLAQRIVLELKDKVAKGFVDGINLEDVGAATAAPAAQGAGQAIAALVSLGYSQSEAALAVSKIDASLPVEEIIKLALRGMAGRR, from the coding sequence ATGATTTACAGTCTATCCGGAAAAATCATCAAAAAGACCCTGAACGCCGTGGTGGTGAGCTGCGGCGGGGTGGGCTACTATGTACAGTGCCCGACCAGCGTTGCGGGCGCACTGCCCGGGGTGGGCCGGGAAGCCACCCTTTACACCGTGATGAGCGTGGCCGAAAATGACATCAGCCTGTACGGCTTTGCCACCGAGGAGCAGCAGAGCTGCTTTGAGCTGCTGACTGCCGTTTCCGGTGTGGGCCCCAAGGTGGGTCTGGCCATTCTCAGCGTCATGGAGCCTGACCGGGTGGCGCTGGCGATCTCGGCGGGCGACCACAAGGCCTTCAAGGCAGCATCCGGCGTGGGCCCCAAGCTGGCCCAGCGCATCGTGCTGGAACTGAAGGATAAGGTAGCAAAGGGCTTTGTGGATGGCATCAACCTCGAGGATGTGGGCGCGGCCACTGCCGCCCCCGCCGCACAGGGAGCCGGGCAGGCCATTGCGGCGCTGGTGTCGTTGGGGTACAGCCAGAGCGAAGCCGCCCTGGCCGTTTCCAAGATCGACGCAAGCCTTCCCGTGGAAGAAATCATCAAGCTGGCCCTGCGGGGCATGGCAGGCAGGAGGTAA
- a CDS encoding energy-coupling factor transporter transmembrane component T family protein produces the protein MLRDITIGQHFPGDSLVHKFDPRMKLVLTIVYIILLFAASNPLGLTLSLVFLVAMYGVAKIPFKLITKSLKPILPIILFTAVLNLFFVSGEGEPLVHFWVLNIYAEGLRYAILMAVRVMALIAGTSLLTYTTSPIVLTDAIEQLLKPLGRLHFPVHELAMMMSIALRFIPTLIEETDKIMNAQKARGAMLDNGSMMERVKALVPVLIPLFISAFRRADELAMAMECRCYRGGDGRTRLKVLRCTRQDYIDLAVCIVCFMVILSSRLVFPNF, from the coding sequence ATGCTGAGAGATATCACCATCGGCCAGCACTTCCCGGGCGACAGCCTTGTGCATAAGTTCGATCCCCGCATGAAGCTGGTGCTGACCATCGTCTACATCATCCTGCTGTTTGCCGCGTCCAACCCGCTGGGCCTGACGCTGTCCCTTGTGTTCCTTGTGGCCATGTACGGCGTGGCAAAGATCCCCTTCAAGCTGATCACCAAGAGCCTGAAGCCCATTTTGCCCATCATCCTCTTTACCGCGGTGCTCAACCTCTTCTTTGTTTCGGGCGAGGGCGAGCCGCTGGTGCACTTCTGGGTGCTGAACATCTACGCCGAGGGCCTGCGCTATGCCATCCTGATGGCGGTGCGCGTGATGGCACTGATCGCAGGCACCAGCCTGCTGACCTATACCACCAGCCCCATTGTGCTGACAGATGCCATCGAGCAGCTGCTCAAGCCTTTGGGCAGGCTGCACTTCCCGGTGCATGAGCTGGCCATGATGATGAGCATTGCCCTGCGCTTTATTCCAACCCTGATCGAAGAGACCGACAAGATCATGAACGCCCAGAAAGCCCGCGGTGCCATGCTGGACAACGGCTCCATGATGGAGCGTGTCAAGGCGCTGGTGCCGGTGCTCATCCCGCTGTTCATTTCGGCCTTCCGCCGCGCCGATGAGCTGGCCATGGCCATGGAGTGCCGCTGCTACCGCGGCGGTGATGGCCGCACCCGCCTGAAGGTGCTGCGCTGCACCCGGCAGGATTATATCGATCTGGCGGTGTGCATCGTCTGCTTTATGGTGATCCTGAGCTCGAGACTGGTGTTCCCGAATTTTTAA
- a CDS encoding ATP-dependent Clp protease ATP-binding subunit gives MVCIRCQKRPAIIFVQRMENGQMKNEGYCLHCAREMHIKPVDDLMKQFGMSDEDMDAMEDRMENMMQEMGDMSNMNPFSMMMGMGQPDQSEEDGDLVPGSSATFPLGVNGGAQNGKNEKKAGKNDKKPPRRKFLDTYCENLTRKAREGKLDDIIGRDREIYRTIQILSRRQKNNPCLIGEAGVGKTAIAEGIAERIAKGQVPAGLQDKEIFLLDLTSLVAGTQFRGQFEQRVKGLLSEVKAAGNVILFIDEIHTITSAGESEGAMNAGNILKPALSRGEIQVIGATTFNEYRKYIEKDQALERRFQPVRVEEPSVADTLAVMGGIKHYYEEHHHVQVPADVLNATVTLSERYITDRYLPDKAIDLLDEACACCNLAHPVISEYLTMQKELEALKQEEADMENADVNEPIDYERVAERKTRMAQLERELPAKQAAAGEIQVTMDDVAKVIELWTGIPAVKIRETEYAKLASLETELKKKIIGQDDAVHLVAQAVKRSRADLSGRRRPASFIFVGPTGVGKTELVKQLANQLFDGPDPLIRLDMSEYMEKYAVSRMIGSPPGYVGYEEAGQLTEKVRRRPYSVVLFDEIEKAHPDVMNILLQILDEGKINDAQGRTVDFSNTVICMTSNAGSSDQTTASLGFNRSEEERNEEKSRKALSQFLRPEFLGRVDEVITFKPLSEETLQGIAALMLDEYKPSMEAKGIAYSYTPAALAALVHKSQGGKFGARDLRRTIRKAVEDPAAEKIIDGTLVSGSTLTVDAENDEIVLK, from the coding sequence ATGGTCTGCATTCGATGCCAGAAGCGGCCTGCCATTATTTTTGTCCAGCGGATGGAAAATGGCCAGATGAAAAACGAGGGGTACTGCCTGCACTGTGCCCGGGAGATGCACATCAAACCGGTCGATGATCTGATGAAGCAGTTCGGCATGTCCGACGAGGACATGGATGCCATGGAAGACCGGATGGAAAACATGATGCAGGAGATGGGGGACATGAGCAACATGAACCCCTTCTCCATGATGATGGGCATGGGCCAGCCGGACCAGAGCGAGGAGGACGGCGACCTTGTGCCCGGCTCCAGCGCCACCTTCCCGCTGGGGGTGAACGGCGGTGCCCAGAACGGCAAAAACGAAAAGAAGGCGGGCAAAAACGACAAAAAGCCGCCCCGCCGCAAGTTTTTGGATACCTACTGCGAGAACCTGACCCGCAAAGCCCGGGAGGGGAAGCTGGATGATATCATCGGCCGCGACCGGGAGATCTACCGCACCATCCAGATCCTGAGCCGCCGCCAGAAGAACAACCCCTGCCTCATTGGTGAGGCGGGCGTTGGCAAGACCGCCATTGCCGAGGGCATTGCCGAGCGCATTGCCAAGGGGCAGGTGCCGGCAGGGCTGCAGGATAAGGAGATCTTCCTGCTCGACCTGACCAGCCTTGTGGCAGGCACCCAGTTCCGCGGCCAGTTTGAGCAGCGGGTCAAGGGCCTGCTGAGCGAGGTCAAGGCGGCGGGCAACGTCATCCTGTTCATTGACGAGATCCACACCATTACCTCTGCCGGTGAGAGCGAGGGTGCCATGAATGCGGGCAACATCCTGAAGCCCGCCCTCTCCCGTGGCGAGATCCAGGTCATCGGTGCCACCACCTTCAACGAGTACCGCAAGTATATCGAGAAGGACCAGGCGCTGGAGCGCCGGTTCCAGCCCGTGCGGGTGGAGGAGCCCAGCGTCGCTGATACGCTGGCCGTGATGGGCGGCATCAAGCACTACTACGAGGAGCACCACCATGTGCAGGTGCCCGCCGATGTGCTGAACGCCACCGTGACCCTGAGCGAACGGTATATCACCGACCGCTACCTGCCCGACAAGGCCATCGACCTGCTGGACGAGGCCTGTGCCTGCTGCAATCTGGCCCACCCGGTCATCTCCGAGTACCTGACCATGCAGAAGGAACTGGAGGCCCTCAAGCAGGAAGAGGCCGACATGGAAAACGCCGATGTGAACGAGCCCATCGATTACGAGCGTGTGGCAGAGCGCAAGACCCGGATGGCGCAGCTGGAGCGGGAATTGCCCGCCAAGCAGGCCGCGGCCGGGGAGATCCAGGTGACCATGGACGATGTGGCCAAGGTCATTGAGCTGTGGACGGGTATCCCGGCGGTGAAGATCCGGGAGACCGAGTATGCAAAGCTCGCCAGCCTTGAGACCGAGCTGAAAAAGAAGATCATCGGTCAGGACGATGCCGTGCATCTGGTGGCGCAGGCGGTCAAGCGCAGCCGCGCCGACCTTTCGGGCCGCCGCCGTCCGGCCAGCTTCATCTTTGTGGGCCCCACCGGCGTGGGCAAGACGGAGCTGGTGAAGCAGCTGGCAAACCAGCTCTTTGACGGCCCCGACCCCCTGATCCGGCTGGATATGAGCGAGTATATGGAGAAGTACGCGGTGTCCCGCATGATCGGTTCCCCTCCGGGCTATGTGGGCTACGAGGAGGCGGGTCAGCTGACCGAAAAGGTCCGCCGCCGCCCATACAGCGTGGTGCTGTTCGATGAGATCGAAAAGGCCCACCCCGATGTGATGAATATCCTGCTGCAGATCCTGGACGAGGGCAAGATCAACGATGCCCAGGGCCGCACCGTGGATTTCTCCAACACCGTCATCTGCATGACCTCCAATGCGGGCAGCAGCGACCAGACCACCGCAAGTCTGGGCTTCAACCGCAGCGAGGAGGAGCGGAACGAGGAAAAGAGCCGCAAGGCACTGAGCCAGTTCCTCCGCCCTGAGTTTTTGGGCCGCGTAGATGAGGTCATCACCTTCAAGCCGCTGAGCGAGGAGACCCTGCAGGGCATTGCCGCCCTGATGCTGGACGAGTACAAGCCCAGCATGGAGGCCAAGGGCATTGCCTACAGCTATACCCCGGCGGCACTGGCAGCGCTGGTGCACAAGAGCCAGGGCGGCAAGTTTGGTGCCCGCGACCTGCGCCGCACCATCCGCAAGGCTGTGGAGGACCCCGCCGCTGAAAAGATCATCGACGGCACCCTTGTTTCCGGTTCCACCCTGACCGTGGATGCTGAGAACGATGAGATCGTGCTGAAATAA
- the ruvB gene encoding Holliday junction branch migration DNA helicase RuvB: MQDETALYGAKMMQPGLTAADNEENSLRPQHLEDYIGQDKVKQNLKIYLEAAKRRGEPMDHILLYGPPGLGKTTLAGIIANEMGVQIRITSGPAIEKPGDLAALLTNLQEGDVLFIDEIHRLSRQVEEVLYPALEDYALDIMIGKGPSAQSIRINLPRFTLVGATTRAGQITGPLRDRFGVLLKLELYSPDELSRIIQRSAGILDQPITPEGAYELAKCSRGTPRVANRFLKRVRDFATVLGDGIIDRDVSLMSLKRMDVDALGLDELDRSLLRAIIEMYNGGPVGLETLAAALGEEAVTLEDLCEPYLMQMGFLTRTPRGRCATRLAYEHLGLKAPETGSPEDNGQQSLF, translated from the coding sequence ATGCAGGACGAAACCGCGCTCTATGGCGCAAAAATGATGCAGCCCGGCTTAACGGCGGCGGACAACGAGGAAAACAGCCTTCGCCCGCAGCATCTGGAGGACTACATCGGACAGGACAAGGTCAAGCAGAACCTGAAAATCTATCTGGAAGCCGCCAAGCGGCGCGGCGAGCCCATGGATCACATCCTGCTCTATGGCCCTCCGGGCCTGGGCAAGACCACGCTGGCGGGCATCATCGCCAACGAGATGGGGGTGCAGATCCGCATCACCAGCGGCCCGGCCATTGAGAAGCCCGGCGACCTTGCCGCCCTGCTGACCAATCTGCAGGAGGGCGATGTGCTCTTCATTGATGAGATCCACCGCCTGTCCCGGCAGGTGGAGGAAGTGCTCTACCCGGCGCTGGAGGATTACGCGCTGGATATTATGATCGGCAAGGGCCCCAGCGCCCAGAGCATCCGGATCAATCTGCCCCGCTTCACGCTGGTGGGCGCTACCACCCGTGCGGGCCAGATCACCGGCCCCCTGCGGGACCGCTTCGGTGTGCTGCTCAAGCTGGAGCTGTACAGCCCCGATGAGCTGAGCCGGATCATCCAGCGCTCGGCGGGCATCCTCGACCAGCCCATCACCCCGGAGGGCGCTTACGAGCTGGCCAAATGCAGCCGGGGCACCCCCCGCGTGGCAAACCGCTTCTTGAAGCGTGTCCGCGACTTTGCCACCGTGCTGGGGGATGGCATCATCGACCGGGATGTTTCCCTGATGAGCCTGAAGCGGATGGACGTGGACGCGCTGGGTCTGGACGAGCTGGACCGCAGCCTGCTCCGCGCCATCATTGAGATGTACAACGGCGGCCCTGTGGGCCTGGAAACGCTGGCGGCGGCGCTGGGCGAGGAGGCCGTGACGCTGGAGGACCTGTGTGAGCCCTACCTGATGCAGATGGGCTTTCTGACCCGCACCCCCCGGGGCCGCTGTGCCACCCGCCTTGCCTATGAGCACCTGGGCCTGAAAGCCCCCGAGACCGGAAGCCCGGAGGACAACGGCCAGCAGAGCCTGTTCTGA
- a CDS encoding class I SAM-dependent methyltransferase → MRPADSWKDYELLDATGGNRLERWGETILIRPDPQVVWKTEKQSPLWAKADAIYHRSNQGGGEWEYRRRLPEKWKISCGEGEDKLTLIVSPTGFKHTGVFPEQAVNWAWYARKIRAAGRPVKVLNLFGYTGGATLACAAAGATVCHVDASKGIVAWGKDNAVASGLADRPIRWLVDDCAKFVAREKRRGNTYDGIIMDPPSYGRGPGGEIWKLEDCIYELISQCEEVLSDTPLFFAVNSYTTGLSPAVMEYMLKTTLVPRFGGKTSCDEIGLPVSATGGVVPCGATAIWEE, encoded by the coding sequence ATGCGCCCTGCAGATAGTTGGAAAGATTACGAGCTGCTGGATGCCACCGGCGGCAACCGCCTGGAGCGCTGGGGAGAGACCATCCTCATCCGGCCCGACCCGCAGGTGGTGTGGAAAACCGAGAAGCAGAGCCCGCTCTGGGCCAAGGCCGATGCCATCTACCACCGCTCCAATCAGGGGGGCGGAGAGTGGGAGTACCGCCGCCGTCTGCCTGAGAAGTGGAAGATCTCCTGCGGTGAGGGCGAGGACAAGCTGACCCTCATCGTCAGCCCCACCGGTTTCAAGCACACCGGCGTGTTCCCGGAGCAGGCCGTCAACTGGGCCTGGTACGCCAGAAAGATCCGTGCGGCAGGCCGCCCTGTCAAGGTGCTGAACCTGTTTGGCTACACCGGCGGCGCAACGCTGGCCTGTGCCGCTGCGGGCGCTACTGTCTGCCATGTGGATGCTTCCAAGGGCATCGTAGCGTGGGGCAAGGACAACGCCGTGGCCAGCGGTCTGGCGGACCGGCCCATCCGCTGGCTGGTGGACGACTGCGCCAAGTTCGTGGCCCGGGAAAAGCGCCGGGGCAACACCTACGATGGTATCATCATGGACCCGCCCAGCTACGGCCGCGGCCCCGGCGGCGAGATCTGGAAGCTGGAGGACTGCATCTACGAGCTCATCAGCCAGTGCGAGGAAGTGCTGAGCGATACGCCCCTCTTCTTTGCGGTCAACAGCTACACCACCGGCCTGTCCCCCGCGGTCATGGAGTATATGCTCAAGACCACGCTGGTGCCCCGCTTTGGCGGCAAGACCAGCTGTGATGAGATCGGCCTGCCCGTTTCCGCCACCGGCGGCGTTGTGCCCTGCGGCGCAACGGCCATTTGGGAAGAATGA
- the truA gene encoding tRNA pseudouridine(38-40) synthase TruA: MQNYLLTLAYDGTNYCGFQVQPNGRSVAQTFQDGLEAVLHSRPDIKGCSRTDAGVHALGFALNFHAETRIPPEKLPLAINQHLPPDIRVLCARVVPEEFHARYAAHTKTYLYRIHNHPIDSPFDEKYYTRVPRRLDVDAMQRAAEQFVGKHDFLALCAAGSSAAAHGDTVRTITDCHVTRKGDEVDIEVTADGYLYNMVRILAGTLCEVGAGRMQPDAIPGILASRDRSQAGPTLPAKGLFLEKVDYDL; the protein is encoded by the coding sequence ATGCAGAACTATTTACTGACCCTTGCCTACGACGGCACCAACTACTGCGGCTTTCAGGTGCAGCCCAACGGGCGGAGCGTGGCCCAGACCTTTCAGGATGGGCTGGAAGCGGTGCTCCACAGCCGCCCCGATATCAAGGGGTGCAGCCGCACCGATGCCGGGGTCCACGCGCTGGGCTTTGCGCTGAACTTCCACGCGGAGACCCGCATCCCCCCCGAAAAGCTGCCGTTGGCCATCAACCAGCACCTGCCCCCGGATATCCGGGTGCTGTGCGCCCGGGTGGTGCCGGAGGAGTTCCACGCCCGCTATGCCGCCCATACCAAGACCTACCTGTACCGCATCCACAACCACCCCATCGATTCGCCTTTTGATGAAAAATATTACACCCGGGTGCCCCGGCGGCTGGATGTGGATGCCATGCAGAGGGCGGCGGAACAGTTTGTGGGAAAGCACGATTTTCTGGCCCTGTGCGCGGCGGGCTCCTCTGCTGCTGCCCACGGAGATACCGTGCGCACCATCACCGACTGCCATGTGACCCGGAAGGGCGACGAGGTGGACATTGAGGTGACAGCGGACGGCTACCTCTATAACATGGTGCGCATTCTGGCAGGCACCCTGTGTGAGGTGGGCGCGGGCCGGATGCAGCCCGATGCCATCCCCGGCATCCTTGCCAGCCGGGACCGCAGCCAGGCCGGGCCGACGCTGCCCGCAAAAGGGCTATTTTTGGAGAAGGTGGACTACGACCTATGA